The following is a genomic window from Crossiella equi.
CGCCGCACCAGGCCACCCCGCGGCCGGAGCCTGTCCTGTCTGGTGCTGCCTGACTAGAGAAAGCTCGGCCCGCCCGGGCGCTCGGCCCGCGCCGCCACCACGGTCTGGGCCAGCGCCTCGGCCTCCTCGTCGGAGTAGGCCCGGAAGCCCTCGGCGGTGACGACCGTGAGCTGCGGGTAGATCCGCCGGACGAGGTCCGGGCCGCCGGTCGCGGTGTCGTCGTCGGCCGCGTCGTAGAGGGCCTCCAGCGCCGCCCGCGCGGCCTGCGCCTCGGTCAGGTCCTCGCGGTAGAGCTTCTTCAGCGTGCCCTTGGCGAACAGCGAGCCCGAGCCCTCGGCGGCGTACCGGTGTTCCTCGGTCCGCCCGCCGATCACCTCGTAGCTGAAGATCCGCCCGATCCCGCGGTCCAGGTCGTACCCGGCGTAGAGCGGGATGGCCACCAGCCCGGCCCGCGCCAGCCCGAAGTTGGCCTTCACCATCGAGTTCAGCTGGTTGGCCTTGCCCTCCAGCGTCAGCGACACGCCCTCGATCTTCTCGTAGTGCTCCAGCTCCACCTGGAACAGCCGCACCAGCTCCACCGCGATGCCGACCGTGCCCGCGAAGGCGACCACCGAGTGCTCGTCGGCCTGCCGGACCTTGGCCAGGTCGCGCTGGGCGATCAGGTGCCCGGCGGTGGCCCGGCGGTCACCCGCCATCAGCACCCCGCCGTCGAAGACCAGCGCCAGCACCGTGGTGCCGTGCGGGGCCTCCACCGGGGACTTCGGCAGGGTGTGCCAGGGCAGCAGGTGGGGCGCCTCGGCCTGCAGGTACCGGAGGAACGAGGTGTCGGCCATGTCGATCATCTAACCACCGCGCGGACCAGCGGCGTAGCACCGGTGACATTACGATCGGGGCCTGTGGACAAGCGACACGCGAACAGGCTCGGCCGGGACTTCGGCGTGGTGGGGCTGGGCTGCTGGCAGCTCGGCGCGGACTGGGGTGAGGTGGACGAGCGCGAGGCCCTGGCGCTGCTGCACACCGCCGCCGACACCGGGGTGGACTTCTTCGACACCGCCGACGTCTACGGCGACGGCCGCAGCGAGACCCTGGTCGGCCGCTTCCTCGCCGAACGCGGCGGCGAGGTCTTCGTGGCCACCAAGATGGGCCGCCGCGCCGAACAGCTGCCGGAGAACTACAACCGCGCCAACTTCCTCGCCTGGAACGACCGCAGTCGGCGCAACCTCGGCGTGGACACCCTGGACCTGGTCCAGCTGCACTGCCCGCCCACGCCCGTGTACAGCCAGGACGAGGTCTTCGACACCCTGGACGAGCTGGTCGAGGCCAAGCGGATCGCCGCCTACGGGGTGAGCGTGGAACGGGTCGAGGAGGCCCTGACCGCGATCGCCCGGCCCGGCGTGGCCAGCGTGCAGATCATCCTCAACGCCTTCCGCCACAAGCCCCTGGAGCGGGTGCTGCCCGCCGCGCGCGAGGCCGGGGTCGCGATCATCGCGCGCGTGCCGCTGGCCAGCGGCCTGCTGTCCGGGCGCTACACCAGGGACACGGCCTTCGGGGCCGACGACCACCGCAACTACAACCGCAACGGCGAGGCCTTCGACGTCGGTGAGACCTTCTCCGGCGTGCCCTACGAGGTCGGCCTGGCGGCGGTCGAACGGCTGCGCCCGCTGGTGCCCGCCGGGGCGAGCATGGCCCAGTTCGCGCTGCGCTGGATTGTCGACCAGCCCGGTGTCACCGTGGTCATCCCGGGTGCCCGCAACGCCGACCAGGCCCGTGCCAACGCCGAGGCCGCCGCGCTCGCGCCGGTGGACGGCGAGGCCGTGCGCGCGGTCTACGACGACCTGGTCCGGCCGCACGTCCACGACCGCTGGTGAGACAGGAGCACGGGATGACCAGGTATCGGCTCGCGGGCCTGCTGGGTGCCGCGGTTCTCGGCCTGGGCGTGGTGACCGCGCCGGTGGCGGTGGCCGCACCCCAGGAGGTGTGCTTCCCCAACCGCGACCAGCTCCGCGCGGACCTGCTGGCCGCGATGCGGGCACAGGACGCGGACAAGGTCAAGGACGCCGTGCTGCGCAACGCCAGCCCGGGCAAGCGGGACGCGCTGGCGCGGGCGATCACCGAGGCCCTGGCCAAGGGCAGCGTGGAGGAGGCGGCGAGCTCCTTCCGGGCCGCGTTGCGGGTGATCTGCCCGGAGCTGTAGCGCCTACGGCCCTGGCCGCAGCCCGAACGGGCGGGCCAGGGCCAGCACCAGCTGGTCGAGGTGGTCGAAGGCGGCGATCACCCGCCGCGCGGCCAGCTCCCCGCCCGGCGCGGGGGACAGGCCGGTCCCGGCGACCACCTCCCCGGCGGGCTTGGCCTCCTCGGCCAGCACGGCCGCGCGCACCGCCTCCAGGTTGGCCACGATCCGCTCGGCGGTGCCGGGCAGGCGCCCGTCCGCGCTGAGCATGGCGGGCTCGGCGTGCGCGGCCAGGTTGCGCGCGTAGTAGGCGCAGCTGTTCAGCACGGTCAGCACCCGCCGCAGCTGCCCGCGCTGGCTGCGGTACGGGCTGGCGGCGTGCGTCATCGGCTCGGCCACCTTGCGCAGCCCGGCCAGCTTCCGGTCGATCTCGCGGGCCTGCTCGATCAGGTCCACCCGCTCGGCCTCCCCGAGCACCGCGGCGGCGTGCCGGACGAACTCGCGCAGCTGCTCCAGCAGCCCGGCCAGGTCCTCCCGGATGGTCGCGCGGGTGCTCGTGGGCAGCACCAGCACGGCGGCCACCGCGCCCGCGAGCGCGCCGATGACCGTCTCCTCCAGGCGCAGCACCAGCAGTTCGGGGGTGAACGTGCCGAGCAGGTTGTAGAGCAGGCCCAGCATCATCGTGGTGAAGAAGGTCATCAGCCCGTAGGAGACCTGCACGACGTAGGCGGCCAGGCTGATGCAGCCCAGGATCAGCACGAGCAGCAGCAGGTCGTGCCCGGCCAGCACCACGGCCGCGGCCATGCCGACCAGGATGCCCAGCAGCGTGCCGACCGTGCGGCGCAGGCCCCGGATGAGGATGTCGCCCCGGGAGGTGGTGTTGGCGAAGACCAGGAACGCGGTGATCACCGCCCAGTACCAGCGCTGGCCGGAGAGCAGCTCACCGCCCGCGATGGCCAGCAGCGCGCCGATGACCGCCTGGATCGCCTGGCGCGTGGTGGGCCGCAGCTTCGGGCGGGCCTTGGGCTGTTCGGCGGGTGGCTCCGGTTCGGCCGGTGGTTCCGGGACGGGGACCGGGACCGGCTCCTCTGCCTCGGGCAGGCCGTTCTCCTGGACCTGGCGGGCGGTGCGGATGTCCTCGGCCAGCTCGCGCATGGCCTTGCGCAGCATCTCCACCGACTCCGGCCCGGCCAGCTCGCCGGTGGGCAGCGCGGCGGCCACCGGGCGGCGCGCGGTGAACAGGCGCAGCGTGCGCAGCTCGGCCACCAGCTGCTCGCGCACCCCGGGCGGCAGCTCCGGCTCGTCCACCACGCGCCGCACGCCGACCGCGACGCGTTCGCCGGACAGCTCCAGGTCGATGACCAGCTGCTGCCACCGGTCGAACTCCTCCTCGGCGACCAGTTCGGCCAGCTCGGTCTCGATCATCAGCGCGCACTCGTGCAGCCGGGCGAACTTGCGCCGCAGCTGCTCGCGCCGCCGTTCGTCGGGGGTGCGCACGACGTTGGCGGCGGCGTCCACGACCTGTCCGAGCCTGCTGCGGAAGGCCACCACGATGCGCCGCATGGCCTGGGCGGGCCGCCGGGGCACGAGCACGAAGTGGCTCAGCGCGGAGGCCCCCAGCCCGACCAGCACGGCCACCGCCAGCACGGGCAGCTGCGGGGGTGTGGCCTGGATGAACAGGGCGAAGAAGTAGGCCATGAACGCGACCATGCCGACCGCGGTGCCCCGGGGCGCGAACCGCCGCAGGTAGACCGCGCCGAAGATGACGGCGAGGAAGGCGGCGTTGTCCAGGCGGGGCCAGGGGTGCAGCAGGCTGGCCGAGGTGACCGAGGTGAACGCGGCCACCGGCAGCAGCAGGAACGTGACCGCCTTGGTCGAGGGCGACCGGTCGTTGACGGTCATCGCCGACATCATGGCCAGCACCCCGCCGAGCATGACCGCCGTGGGCGCCACCCCGGCCAGGAGCAGCCCGCCCAGCGCCACCACCACACTCGCCGCGGTGCGCACGGCCAGCCGCAGCCGCAACGACCCGGGGTCGGCCGCCGCGACCCGGTCCAGCACCGCCCACACCGCAGTTCGCATCAGTGGATCACTATCCCGGACCGGGCGCCGGAACGCGCGCACGCACGAGCTCCCGCGCCGCCGTGTCCCAGTCGGGGTACCGGAAACCGAACCCGGCCTCCAGCAGCCGTCCGGGTACCACCCGGCGGCTCTTGAGCAGCAGCTCGGTGTCCGCCCGCCGCACGAAGGCCCCCACCTCGGCCAGCCACCGCGTCGACGGCACCCCGAGGGGTACGCCCATGGCGTGCCGGAGCCCGCGCATGAACTCCCGCTGCGGCAGCGGCCGGGGCGCGGCGAGGTTCACCGGCCCGCTGATCGCCTCGTGTTCGAGCAGGAACTCCACGGCGTGCACGAAGTCCTGCCCGTGGATCCAGGACACGTACTGCCGGCCACCCGCGACGGCCCCACCCACGCCGAGCCGCACGAGCCAGCGCAACGCGTGGAAGACCCCACCGGACCCGGGACTCATGACCATGGCGGTGCGCAGCAGCACCCGCCGGGTGCGCGGGGTGTCCGCGTTCTCCGCCTCGGCCTCCCAGTTCCGGGCGATGTCCACGCTGTACTTCCAGTACGCGGGCACCCCGGGCTCCGCACCCCCGAGGACGCCGGTCGCCTCGTCGTTGGCCCGGTCGAACCGGTGCGCGTAGATGGTGGCGGTGCTCATCTGGAGCCAGACCCGAGGCGGCCGCACGGCCCGCGCGATGGCCTGCCCGACGGCCCGGGTGGAGTCGACGCGGGAGTCCATCATCTCGGGCAGGTTCGCCTCGGTGTACCGGCACCCGACACTGCGCCCGGCGAGGTTGACCACGGCATCGGCCCCGTCGACCTCACCCCACCAGGGGCCGGCCGACCGGCCGTCCCAGTGCACCCAGGTCGCCCCGGGCACCTCAACCGGCCGCCGCCCCAGGACCACCACGTGATGCCCCCGGGAGGACAGCTCACGAGCGAGCAGCCGACCGACATGACCGCTGCCACCAGTCAGGACGAGCTTCATGGGGGTGAGGCTACGCCAGTTTTGAGCGGTCGCTCAATTTCGTGGCCGACCTCACCGCGCCCCGGCTGGGCCCCGCAGGTAGGCGAGCGCCAGCGCGACCGTCTCGGCGGCCCACGTGTCCCAGGTCAGGTCGTCGGGCCAGTACCGGCAGGTCGCGGCGCGGTGCACGCAGGCGCCGATGACGGTCCGGGCGGTCATCCGGACCGCCGCTTCGGGGTCAGCTCGGGAGACCTCCCCGAGGTGCGGGATGACGGCCTCGACGAAGATGCCCTGGATCGCGGCCAGGGCCTGGAGGCCACGGTCGCGTCCCTCGGCGCGCTGGCCGTCGAGCAGCTCGGGAAAGATCCGGCTGTGGCGGGCGAAGGTGTCCGCCAGGGCCCGGGTGAAAGCGCCGACGACCTCGTCCAGTGCGTGTGCCGGTGGGCGGAGCGCCTCGTCGACGCTGGTCTCCAACCGCCCGAGCAGCTGGTCCTTCACCGCGTGCAGCAGCTGGTCCTTGCCCGTGAACCGGCGGTAGATCGCGCCCACTGACAGTCTCGCCTGCTCGGCGACCGCCGCGACGGTGAACTCCTCGTGGCCCTGGTGGGCCAGCACGTGCTCGGCGGCGGCCAGCACCTTCTGCAGCGACTCCCGGCTGCGGGCTTGCTGTGGCGGGTGGAAGCCCTGCTCGGCGGATCGCGCACTCACCGGCCGCACGTTACCGCGCGCCCGGGGGTGCCCGGACGGCGGTAGATGCGAATGATAACTTCTGTTCGCATATGCTGGTCGAGTGTGAGGAGGAGCGAGTGGTCGGCATCGAGGTGCGGGGCGCCTACGTCGATTTCCCGATCTTCGACGCGAGGACCCGGTCGCTGAAGAAACAGGTCTTCGGCAAGGTGGGCGGCAAGATCGGTGCCGGGGCGAAGGTCCCGGTCATCGAGGCCCTGCGGGACATCACCCTGTCCCTGACCGAAGGTGACCGGGTCGCCCTGGTCGGGCACAACGGCGCGGGCAAGTCCACGCTGCTGCGGTTGCTGTCCGGCATCCACGAGCCGACGCGAGGCAGCGCGCACATCACCGGCAAGGTGGCTCCCGTGTTCGACCTCGGCGTGGGCATGGACCCCGAGGTGTCGGGTTACGAGAACGTCCTGATCCGGGGCCTGTTCCTCGGCATGACCCGCAGGCAGATGAAGGCGCGGCTGGACGACATCGCGGAGTTCACCGAGCTGGGCGACTACCTGGCCCTGCCCCTGCGCACCTACTCCGCCGGCATGCGGGTACGGCTGGCCATCGGTGTGGTGACCACCATCGACCCCGAGATCCTCATCCTGGACGAGGGGCTCGGTGCGGTCGACGCGGCGTTCATCGCCAAGGCCCGCCAGCGGCTGGTGGACCTCGCCCAGCGCTCCGGGCTCCTGGTGTTCGCCTCGCACGTGGAGGAGCTGCTGCGGGAGCTGTGCACCACCGCGATCTGGATGGACGAGGGCCGGGTGCTCCGGCACGGCCCGCTGGAGGAGGTCCTCGCCGCCTACCGGGGCCAGGGGAGCCGCGAGCCCGTCGACGCGGCCCACCCCTGACCGCGTCGACGGCGCGCCGCCTCACACCGCGGGCGGCCCCTGCTCGATCCGGCGCAGCACCGGCCCGAGCTTGTCCAGCTCCGCACTCGTCTGCACCTGCCGCTCGTCCCACCACGTCGCCCCGGCCTCGGCCAGCGGCCCGATGACCTCCGCCGCCCGCCCCGGCTCGGTGGCACCGCCGAGCACCACCTCGAACGGCCCCGCCGCCCGGTGTTCCCGCACGTACGCCACGAGATCCCGGACCTCCTGGGCAGCCGGGGGGTGGCCGTGCCTGGCGGTCTCGAACAGCGGGACGACGCCGTCCCAGCGGGCCGCCCGGCGGAAGGGGCGGCGGTTGGGCCAGAAGCCGCCCACCCAGACCGGGACGCGGGGGCGTTGGACGGTGGCGGGAAGAAGGGTGACGTCGTGGACGCGGAAGTGCCTGCCCTCGTGGTTGACCGGTTCGCCCGACCAGTAGCGGGCCAGCAGCTCCAGGCCCTCGTCCAGGCGCTGGGCCAGGACGACCGGGTCGGTGGGTTCGCCGAAGCTGCCGAACTCGTCCTCGACCGGTCCGCCCAGACCCGCGCCGAAGATCACCCGGCCGCCGGTGAGCGCGTCCAGGGTCGCGACCTGGCGGGCCAGCTGTTCCGGGCGGCGGCGGGCCACCGGGGTGACCAGGGTGCCCAGGCGGAGGCGGGAGGTGGCCAGGGCCGCCGCGGTCAGGAGCATCCAGGGGTCCCCGAACGGCTGGCCCCGGCGCTCCCGCTTGTCGTGCACGACGTGGTCCCAGACGAACAGCCCGTCCCACCCGGCCTCCTCCGCCGCCCGGGCCACCTTCGCGACCGTGTGGGCGTCGGCGAAGTCGCCGAAGTTCGGGATGTTGATGGAGAAGCGCATACCGGCCAGCGTTGTGCCGCCGGAAGGACCCGGCAACCCGATTACCGCTCCGGGAACACCACCAGCGCGGTGGCGTTGTCCGCGTCCGGGCCCGCCTCGGCCACCGCGGCCGCCACCAGGTGCTCGGCGCAGTGCTGCGGGTCGGCCGCGTGCTCGTCCAGCAGCGCCACGATGTCCTCATCCGGCAGCACCTTGCCGATGCCGTCCGAGCACAGCAGCAGGGCGTCGAAGTCGTCGTCGGTGCTCACCCGGTCGTGGCCGTCGCGGCGGGCCGTGGCGACCGTGGTGGTCACGATGTGGTCGTAGCGGTGCGCCCGCGCCACCCGGTCCGGGTCGCCGCTGCGGCGCATCCACTCCCCGGCGGTGTGGTCGCGGGTGAGCAGGGTCAGTTCGCCCGCGGCGTAGCGGTAGCAGCGCGCGTCACCCGCCCAGGCGATGTCGATGCGGCCGCCCGAGCGCTGCGCGGCGACCACCAGCACGCAGTTGGCGCGCGGCCACTCCACGTCCGGGTCGGCCAGCGCGTCGGCGGCGGCCAGCAGGCCCGCGCCCGCGCCGTCCACCACGCCGCAGCGGGCTGACGTGGTGGCCGCGGTGTGGGCGGCCTCGCCCGCGTCCAGGCGGTCGCCGATGCCGTCGGCCACCGCCCAGCACGACATGCCGGTCTCGGGATCGGTGTCGTGCGCGCTGGAGTCGGCGTTGTGCCTGCGACTGCCCGGGTGGGTGGCGGCCCCTTGGCAGACGGCACGGGGAGGGTCGGGCTCGGACAAGTCGTCTCTCCTCGGCGGGCTGGGGCGGCGGAGCTGCCCGTGATCTTCTCACTGCGGGCGGTGGAGTGTCGGGTGACCGCCACCGGCAAAACCTCGATACGGATCGGGGACGGCCGACTGTGACGGCGCACACTCCGCGACATGGCCCGTACCGAGAGCACCCGGCACCTGGTCGTACTGGTCGCGCTGGCACCCCTGCTGGCCAACGCGGACGCGGGCATCGTCGCGCTGGCCACCCCCGACCTGCAGCGCGACCTGGGCCTCAGCTTCGCGGGCGCGCACTGGGTGACCACGGTCTACGTGCTGCTCGTCGGCGGTCTCCAGCTGCTCGGCGGCCGCCTGGGCGACGTGGTCGGTCCGCGCCGCCTGTTCCTGTCCAGCCTGCTCGCCTTCGGCTTCACCTCCCTGGCCTGCGGCCTGGCCCCGAGCGGGGAGCTGCTCATCGCCGCCCGCGCCGGGCAGGCCGTGGCCGCCGCCGCGCTCGTGCCCGCCGCGATGTCCATCATGATCGCCGCCGCGGACCGCCCCGTCACCCGTGCCAAGGCCCTCGCGCTGTGGGCCGCGGTCGCCGGGATCGGCTCGGTGGCGGGCGTGCTGGTCGGCGGCCTCGTGGTGACCGGCCTGAGCTGGCGCTGGGCGTTCCTGCTCAACGTGCCCGTGGTCGCCTGGACCTACTGGCGCTCCCGGGTGGTCTGCCCGCCGGACCGCGCCACCGAACGCGCCCGCCTGGACGTCGCCAGCGCCTTCGGTCTCACCGGCGGCCTGCTCGCCCTGGTCTACGGCCTGGTGCGCATCCCCCAGCTCGGCGGCGACGCGGTGACGCTGACCGCGTTCGCGGCCGCCGCGCTGGCCCTGGCCGGGTTCGCCGCCCGCCAGCTGCGCGCCCGCAACCCGCTGCTGCCGCCGAGCGTGCTGCGGGACCGCGGCCTGGTCCTCGGCTCGGCGGGCATCCTCTGCGTCTCGGCCGCGACCGCACCGGTGGTGTTCCTCGGTGGCCTCTACCTCCAGCAAGTCCACGGCATGAGCGCCCTGGCGGCGGGCTGGGCGCTGCTGCCGATGGTGGCCGGGGTGATGGTGGTGGGCCGCTCCTGCGCCCGCCTGCTCGCCACCCGGGGCCCGCGCCCGCCGTACGTCCTGGGCGTGCTGCTGACCGCGGCCGGGCTGCTCCTGCTGTCCGGGCTGGCCAGGTTCTCCAGCTACACCCTGGGCCTGCTGCCGGGCCTGGTCCTGGTCGGGCTGGGCCTGCCGATGGTGTGGATGGCGGCCGAGACGGCGGCCCTGGCCA
Proteins encoded in this region:
- a CDS encoding PP2C family protein-serine/threonine phosphatase, encoding MSEPDPPRAVCQGAATHPGSRRHNADSSAHDTDPETGMSCWAVADGIGDRLDAGEAAHTAATTSARCGVVDGAGAGLLAAADALADPDVEWPRANCVLVVAAQRSGGRIDIAWAGDARCYRYAAGELTLLTRDHTAGEWMRRSGDPDRVARAHRYDHIVTTTVATARRDGHDRVSTDDDFDALLLCSDGIGKVLPDEDIVALLDEHAADPQHCAEHLVAAAVAEAGPDADNATALVVFPER
- a CDS encoding LLM class flavin-dependent oxidoreductase, giving the protein MRFSINIPNFGDFADAHTVAKVARAAEEAGWDGLFVWDHVVHDKRERRGQPFGDPWMLLTAAALATSRLRLGTLVTPVARRRPEQLARQVATLDALTGGRVIFGAGLGGPVEDEFGSFGEPTDPVVLAQRLDEGLELLARYWSGEPVNHEGRHFRVHDVTLLPATVQRPRVPVWVGGFWPNRRPFRRAARWDGVVPLFETARHGHPPAAQEVRDLVAYVREHRAAGPFEVVLGGATEPGRAAEVIGPLAEAGATWWDERQVQTSAELDKLGPVLRRIEQGPPAV
- a CDS encoding aldo/keto reductase; amino-acid sequence: MDKRHANRLGRDFGVVGLGCWQLGADWGEVDEREALALLHTAADTGVDFFDTADVYGDGRSETLVGRFLAERGGEVFVATKMGRRAEQLPENYNRANFLAWNDRSRRNLGVDTLDLVQLHCPPTPVYSQDEVFDTLDELVEAKRIAAYGVSVERVEEALTAIARPGVASVQIILNAFRHKPLERVLPAAREAGVAIIARVPLASGLLSGRYTRDTAFGADDHRNYNRNGEAFDVGETFSGVPYEVGLAAVERLRPLVPAGASMAQFALRWIVDQPGVTVVIPGARNADQARANAEAAALAPVDGEAVRAVYDDLVRPHVHDRW
- a CDS encoding MFS transporter, with translation MARTESTRHLVVLVALAPLLANADAGIVALATPDLQRDLGLSFAGAHWVTTVYVLLVGGLQLLGGRLGDVVGPRRLFLSSLLAFGFTSLACGLAPSGELLIAARAGQAVAAAALVPAAMSIMIAAADRPVTRAKALALWAAVAGIGSVAGVLVGGLVVTGLSWRWAFLLNVPVVAWTYWRSRVVCPPDRATERARLDVASAFGLTGGLLALVYGLVRIPQLGGDAVTLTAFAAAALALAGFAARQLRARNPLLPPSVLRDRGLVLGSAGILCVSAATAPVVFLGGLYLQQVHGMSALAAGWALLPMVAGVMVVGRSCARLLATRGPRPPYVLGVLLTAAGLLLLSGLARFSSYTLGLLPGLVLVGLGLPMVWMAAETAALAKATGTHLGLATGVVQSAGQIGSALGLAIAVTLASTDLSVGIGPAFLVAALLLLPALLAAGLGVRPQPAGWTSRQLSVPSTTRRPG
- a CDS encoding TetR/AcrR family transcriptional regulator, which produces MSARSAEQGFHPPQQARSRESLQKVLAAAEHVLAHQGHEEFTVAAVAEQARLSVGAIYRRFTGKDQLLHAVKDQLLGRLETSVDEALRPPAHALDEVVGAFTRALADTFARHSRIFPELLDGQRAEGRDRGLQALAAIQGIFVEAVIPHLGEVSRADPEAAVRMTARTVIGACVHRAATCRYWPDDLTWDTWAAETVALALAYLRGPAGAR
- a CDS encoding TIGR01777 family oxidoreductase, producing MKLVLTGGSGHVGRLLARELSSRGHHVVVLGRRPVEVPGATWVHWDGRSAGPWWGEVDGADAVVNLAGRSVGCRYTEANLPEMMDSRVDSTRAVGQAIARAVRPPRVWLQMSTATIYAHRFDRANDEATGVLGGAEPGVPAYWKYSVDIARNWEAEAENADTPRTRRVLLRTAMVMSPGSGGVFHALRWLVRLGVGGAVAGGRQYVSWIHGQDFVHAVEFLLEHEAISGPVNLAAPRPLPQREFMRGLRHAMGVPLGVPSTRWLAEVGAFVRRADTELLLKSRRVVPGRLLEAGFGFRYPDWDTAARELVRARVPAPGPG
- the prcB gene encoding proteasome subunit beta, with the protein product MIDMADTSFLRYLQAEAPHLLPWHTLPKSPVEAPHGTTVLALVFDGGVLMAGDRRATAGHLIAQRDLAKVRQADEHSVVAFAGTVGIAVELVRLFQVELEHYEKIEGVSLTLEGKANQLNSMVKANFGLARAGLVAIPLYAGYDLDRGIGRIFSYEVIGGRTEEHRYAAEGSGSLFAKGTLKKLYREDLTEAQAARAALEALYDAADDDTATGGPDLVRRIYPQLTVVTAEGFRAYSDEEAEALAQTVVAARAERPGGPSFL
- the wzt gene encoding galactan export ABC transporter ATP-binding subunit Wzt/RfbE — translated: MVGIEVRGAYVDFPIFDARTRSLKKQVFGKVGGKIGAGAKVPVIEALRDITLSLTEGDRVALVGHNGAGKSTLLRLLSGIHEPTRGSAHITGKVAPVFDLGVGMDPEVSGYENVLIRGLFLGMTRRQMKARLDDIAEFTELGDYLALPLRTYSAGMRVRLAIGVVTTIDPEILILDEGLGAVDAAFIAKARQRLVDLAQRSGLLVFASHVEELLRELCTTAIWMDEGRVLRHGPLEEVLAAYRGQGSREPVDAAHP
- a CDS encoding FUSC family protein yields the protein MRTAVWAVLDRVAAADPGSLRLRLAVRTAASVVVALGGLLLAGVAPTAVMLGGVLAMMSAMTVNDRSPSTKAVTFLLLPVAAFTSVTSASLLHPWPRLDNAAFLAVIFGAVYLRRFAPRGTAVGMVAFMAYFFALFIQATPPQLPVLAVAVLVGLGASALSHFVLVPRRPAQAMRRIVVAFRSRLGQVVDAAANVVRTPDERRREQLRRKFARLHECALMIETELAELVAEEEFDRWQQLVIDLELSGERVAVGVRRVVDEPELPPGVREQLVAELRTLRLFTARRPVAAALPTGELAGPESVEMLRKAMRELAEDIRTARQVQENGLPEAEEPVPVPVPEPPAEPEPPAEQPKARPKLRPTTRQAIQAVIGALLAIAGGELLSGQRWYWAVITAFLVFANTTSRGDILIRGLRRTVGTLLGILVGMAAAVVLAGHDLLLLVLILGCISLAAYVVQVSYGLMTFFTTMMLGLLYNLLGTFTPELLVLRLEETVIGALAGAVAAVLVLPTSTRATIREDLAGLLEQLREFVRHAAAVLGEAERVDLIEQAREIDRKLAGLRKVAEPMTHAASPYRSQRGQLRRVLTVLNSCAYYARNLAAHAEPAMLSADGRLPGTAERIVANLEAVRAAVLAEEAKPAGEVVAGTGLSPAPGGELAARRVIAAFDHLDQLVLALARPFGLRPGP